A genomic segment from Actinomyces lilanjuaniae encodes:
- a CDS encoding indole-3-glycerol phosphate synthase TrpC translates to MFGHFEQRAVEARRAVEERERQVPLEAVKELSRTVPGAIDARTAMRVAGRAVTVIAEVRRSTATFADLSGTGDPGVLARFYAAGGAACICVVTGPTASYGSLRDLDDVRAAVDLPVLVNDIIVTPYQVHEARAHGADLVALDARLSPLVLEALVERTHSLGMTAVIKVRTRREALTAMELGSLVVAVDALDLQTLATDRTRFEQVAEVLSPEVIRIACGGVRTPHDVMDCARSGADVVVLGEAVMQATDPQQLVAELVAAGAHPSLLHAVHREAP, encoded by the coding sequence GTGTTCGGTCACTTCGAGCAGCGTGCGGTCGAGGCGCGCCGGGCCGTGGAGGAGCGGGAGCGCCAGGTCCCGCTGGAGGCCGTCAAGGAGCTCTCCCGCACCGTTCCCGGGGCGATTGACGCCCGCACCGCGATGCGGGTGGCTGGCCGCGCCGTGACGGTCATTGCCGAGGTCAGGCGCTCCACGGCCACCTTTGCCGACCTCTCCGGTACCGGGGACCCGGGTGTCCTGGCCCGGTTCTATGCCGCTGGTGGCGCCGCCTGCATCTGCGTGGTCACCGGGCCCACCGCCTCCTACGGGTCCCTGCGCGACCTTGACGACGTCCGTGCCGCAGTCGATCTGCCTGTCCTGGTCAACGACATCATCGTCACTCCCTACCAGGTACACGAGGCCCGTGCCCACGGGGCGGACCTGGTGGCGCTTGACGCCCGTCTCAGCCCCCTGGTCCTGGAGGCCCTGGTGGAGCGTACCCATTCGCTGGGGATGACCGCCGTCATCAAGGTCCGTACCCGGCGCGAGGCACTGACCGCCATGGAGCTGGGGAGCCTGGTGGTCGCCGTGGACGCCCTCGACCTGCAGACCCTGGCTACTGACCGCACCCGCTTCGAGCAGGTCGCCGAGGTCCTGTCTCCCGAGGTCATCCGGATCGCCTGCGGGGGCGTGCGTACGCCCCACGACGTCATGGACTGTGCTCGCAGCGGGGCGGACGTGGTTGTGCTCGGCGAGGCGGTCATGCAGGCGACTGATCCTCAGCAGCTGGTGGCCGAGCTGGTGGCCGCTGGCGCTCATCCCTCCCTCCTTCACGCCGTCCACCGAGAGGCTCCCTGA
- the pyk gene encoding pyruvate kinase has translation MRRAKTVCTLGPATDSPEQVQALVDAGMNVARINRSHGRAEDQEEVIDRVRDAARASGRAVAILVDLQGPKIRLGKFVNDQKVMLNKGDEFTITTEEVLGTVKRCSTTFKGLPGDCRPGDRLLIDDGNVAVRVVSVTDTDVVTKVEVPGYVSNNKGINLPGVAVSVPALSEKDRDDLRWALGIGADLIALSFVRNAADIEDVHEIMDEVGVRIPVIAKIEKPQAVENLFEIVSAFDGIMVARGDLGVEMPLEAVPLVQKRAIELARRQAKPVIVATQVLESMIQNPRPTRAEASDCANAILDGADAVMLSGETSVGAYPIEAVRTMASIIENVEENGGERIAELGSYPQTRGGALTRAAAEMSEQLDVSCMVTFTHSGDTARRLSRLRSPIPLLAFTPLDSTRNQLSVTWGVTTYRVPEVRHTDEMVAQVDEILQEKHLANPGDVVVIVAGMPPGTPGSTNSIRVHTVGEKADYTV, from the coding sequence ATGCGCAGAGCCAAGACCGTATGTACCCTCGGCCCCGCCACGGACTCTCCCGAACAGGTGCAGGCGCTCGTGGACGCCGGCATGAACGTGGCACGTATCAACCGCTCCCACGGTCGGGCGGAGGACCAGGAGGAGGTCATTGACCGTGTGCGTGACGCCGCGCGGGCCTCGGGGCGGGCCGTGGCGATCCTGGTGGACCTCCAGGGGCCCAAGATTCGTCTGGGCAAGTTCGTCAACGACCAGAAGGTCATGCTCAACAAGGGGGACGAGTTCACCATCACCACCGAGGAGGTACTCGGTACGGTCAAGCGGTGCTCCACCACCTTCAAGGGTCTGCCCGGGGACTGCCGCCCCGGCGACCGACTCCTCATAGACGACGGGAACGTCGCCGTGCGCGTCGTGTCCGTGACGGACACCGACGTGGTCACCAAGGTCGAGGTCCCCGGCTACGTGTCCAACAACAAGGGCATTAACCTGCCTGGCGTGGCGGTATCCGTGCCCGCACTGAGCGAGAAGGACCGCGACGACCTGCGCTGGGCGCTGGGGATCGGTGCCGATCTCATCGCCCTGTCCTTCGTGCGCAACGCGGCCGACATCGAGGACGTCCACGAGATCATGGACGAGGTTGGCGTGCGCATCCCCGTCATCGCCAAGATCGAGAAGCCTCAGGCGGTGGAGAACCTCTTCGAGATCGTCTCCGCTTTTGACGGCATCATGGTGGCCCGCGGCGACCTGGGTGTGGAGATGCCCCTGGAGGCGGTGCCGTTGGTCCAGAAGCGCGCCATCGAGCTCGCGAGGCGCCAGGCCAAGCCGGTGATCGTAGCGACGCAGGTGCTGGAGTCCATGATCCAGAACCCGCGTCCCACCCGGGCCGAGGCCTCTGACTGCGCCAACGCGATCCTCGACGGTGCCGATGCGGTCATGCTCTCCGGAGAGACCTCTGTGGGCGCCTACCCCATTGAGGCGGTGCGCACGATGGCCAGCATCATCGAGAACGTCGAGGAGAACGGCGGGGAGCGTATCGCTGAGCTCGGCTCCTACCCGCAGACACGTGGCGGTGCTCTCACCCGTGCCGCCGCCGAGATGAGCGAGCAGCTCGACGTGTCCTGCATGGTGACCTTCACCCACTCCGGTGACACGGCACGGCGCCTGTCCCGGCTGCGCTCCCCGATCCCGTTGCTGGCCTTTACCCCCCTGGACTCCACCCGCAACCAGCTGTCGGTCACGTGGGGCGTGACCACCTACCGTGTCCCTGAGGTGCGCCACACTGACGAGATGGTCGCCCAGGTAGACGAGATCCTTCAGGAGAAGCACCTGGCCAACCCGGGCGACGTCGTCGTCATCGTGGCTGGCATGCCTCCGGGCACGCCTGGCTCCACCAACTCCATCCGCGTCCACACGGTGGGAGAGAAGGCGGACTACACGGTCTGA
- the polA gene encoding DNA polymerase I → MSTTATSPDHSPDHVGRLLLVDGHSMAFRAFYALPADGFTTSTGQVTNAVHGFTSMFLSLLDSERPSHVAVAFDLPGGTFRTREYADYKGTREETPQALTGQVELIQELLGAMRVPTLTAPGYEADDILATLATAAQREGMEVLICSGDRDSFQTVTQHCTVLYPVKGVSTLRRMTPEEVEARYGVPPQRYPHLAALVGEPSDNLPGVPGVGPKTAAKWLTAYDGLDGVIASADQIRGKAGQSLRDHLDDVLRNRRLNRLLTDLDLGVSPSRDLRLSGSRRGDLARVFEALEFRTLHQRALRTLPLADDDHDRADGAEGVGPGTGRQDPLEALRALEVSVLGHDLPAGSLGQWLRQHLGAGADDSDSSDGSSDSDEQPRDGLVGGSGVVGLDVVGSLQPTLGETTLLSFSDGRRAVVVDPSLVTPEDEAALARLLADSSRPKVVADAKGSWHALEARGLRLDGVVADPSLAAYLCRPEQRSYAVKDLAQRWLGIDLDSSLDSPDPLPQPAGSGRSQQPDQTALDLGCLDSPFDDGHLPEEALASARRAGLLPRLQEVLEAQMAQRESTGLFTGLEMPVAATLTMMEHTGIAVDDAVLARREIELEARVTHAAEAAFAAAGHELNLSSPKQLQTVLFDELNMPRTRRTKTGYTTDAEALAALYARTGHPFLEHLLEHRDAIKLRQTVEGLRKAVQPDGRIHTTFQQTIAATGRLSSKDPNLQNIPARTEEGLSIREAFTVGEGYECLMTADYSQIEMRIMAHLSGDEALIEAFRSGEDLHRYVAALVHGTTVAEVSSQQRSHIKAMSYGLAYGLSTFGLARQLGIGNAEAAALRDAYFARFGQVRDYLESVVEQARRDGYTQTMFGRRRYLPDLTSDSRQRREMAERAALNAPIQGSAADIVKKAMIDVDQALAEGGLASRLLLQIHDELVVEVAAGEADTVKELLQERMSQAAELSVPLDVATGSGLSWRAASH, encoded by the coding sequence GTGAGCACCACCGCCACCAGTCCTGACCATAGTCCTGACCATGTCGGCCGCCTCCTGCTCGTTGACGGCCACTCCATGGCCTTCCGGGCCTTTTACGCCCTTCCGGCTGACGGGTTTACTACCTCGACGGGCCAGGTCACCAACGCCGTCCACGGCTTCACCTCAATGTTCCTGTCTCTGCTTGACAGCGAGAGGCCCTCCCATGTCGCCGTCGCCTTTGACCTGCCCGGGGGAACCTTCCGCACCCGCGAGTACGCTGACTACAAGGGGACCCGGGAGGAGACCCCGCAGGCCCTGACCGGTCAGGTCGAGCTGATCCAGGAGCTGCTGGGCGCCATGAGGGTGCCCACCTTGACCGCGCCGGGTTACGAGGCCGACGACATCCTGGCCACCCTGGCGACCGCCGCCCAGCGGGAGGGTATGGAGGTCCTCATCTGCTCGGGCGACCGGGACTCCTTCCAGACGGTGACGCAGCACTGCACCGTGCTCTACCCGGTCAAGGGGGTCTCCACGCTGCGCCGGATGACGCCTGAGGAGGTCGAGGCCCGCTACGGTGTACCGCCCCAGCGCTACCCGCACCTGGCGGCCCTGGTGGGTGAGCCCAGCGACAACCTGCCGGGGGTTCCCGGCGTGGGGCCCAAGACCGCCGCCAAGTGGCTGACCGCATACGACGGCCTCGACGGTGTCATCGCCAGCGCCGACCAGATCAGGGGCAAGGCGGGGCAGTCGCTGCGCGACCACCTGGACGACGTGCTGCGCAACCGCCGCCTCAACCGGCTGCTGACCGACCTTGACCTGGGCGTGAGCCCGAGCAGGGACCTTCGCCTGTCCGGCAGTCGTCGTGGTGACCTCGCTCGGGTCTTCGAGGCGCTCGAGTTCCGCACGCTGCACCAGCGCGCCCTGCGTACGCTTCCGCTGGCTGACGACGACCACGACCGTGCTGACGGTGCTGAGGGTGTCGGCCCGGGAACCGGGAGGCAGGACCCGTTGGAGGCGCTCAGGGCGCTGGAGGTCTCGGTCCTGGGCCACGACCTGCCTGCGGGGTCGCTGGGGCAGTGGCTGCGTCAGCACCTGGGTGCGGGTGCTGATGATAGTGATAGCAGTGACGGCAGTAGCGACAGTGACGAGCAGCCCCGGGATGGTCTCGTGGGGGGCTCGGGGGTCGTGGGACTGGACGTCGTGGGCAGTCTGCAGCCGACGCTGGGGGAGACCACCCTGCTGTCGTTCAGCGACGGCCGCAGGGCCGTGGTGGTGGACCCGTCCCTGGTCACGCCGGAGGATGAGGCTGCCCTGGCCCGGCTGCTCGCCGATTCGTCACGACCCAAGGTCGTGGCTGACGCTAAGGGGTCCTGGCACGCGCTGGAGGCCCGCGGACTGCGTCTGGACGGTGTGGTGGCCGACCCGTCCCTGGCGGCCTACCTGTGCCGTCCTGAGCAGCGCTCCTACGCGGTCAAGGACCTGGCCCAGCGCTGGCTGGGCATCGACCTGGACTCCTCCCTGGACTCCCCGGATCCCCTGCCCCAGCCTGCGGGCTCGGGGCGCTCGCAGCAGCCTGACCAGACCGCCCTGGACCTAGGCTGCCTGGACAGCCCCTTTGATGACGGCCACCTCCCTGAGGAGGCTCTGGCCAGCGCCCGCCGGGCGGGGCTCCTGCCACGCCTCCAGGAGGTCCTGGAGGCCCAGATGGCCCAGCGTGAGAGCACGGGTCTCTTTACCGGGCTGGAGATGCCTGTGGCTGCAACTCTTACGATGATGGAGCACACCGGCATCGCCGTGGACGACGCCGTCTTGGCCCGCCGGGAGATCGAGCTGGAGGCCCGGGTCACCCATGCTGCCGAGGCCGCCTTCGCCGCGGCTGGCCACGAGCTCAACCTCTCCAGTCCCAAGCAGCTCCAGACGGTGCTGTTCGACGAGCTCAACATGCCCCGTACGAGGCGGACCAAGACCGGCTACACCACAGATGCCGAGGCCCTGGCCGCCCTGTACGCCCGGACGGGGCACCCCTTCCTGGAGCACCTCCTGGAGCACCGTGACGCCATCAAGCTCCGTCAGACCGTGGAGGGTCTGCGCAAGGCGGTCCAGCCTGACGGTCGTATCCATACCACCTTCCAGCAGACGATCGCCGCCACCGGACGCCTGTCGTCGAAGGACCCGAACCTGCAGAACATCCCGGCGCGCACCGAGGAGGGGCTGAGTATCCGGGAGGCCTTCACCGTGGGGGAGGGCTACGAGTGCCTGATGACCGCGGACTACTCCCAGATCGAGATGCGGATCATGGCGCACCTGTCGGGGGACGAGGCGCTGATCGAGGCCTTCCGCAGCGGCGAGGACCTGCACCGCTACGTGGCTGCCCTGGTGCACGGCACCACGGTCGCCGAGGTCTCCTCCCAGCAGCGCAGCCATATCAAGGCCATGAGCTACGGGCTGGCCTATGGGCTGTCTACCTTCGGCCTGGCCCGTCAGCTCGGGATCGGCAACGCCGAGGCCGCTGCCCTGAGGGACGCCTACTTCGCCCGCTTCGGACAGGTGCGCGACTACCTGGAGTCCGTGGTCGAGCAGGCCCGCAGGGACGGCTACACGCAGACCATGTTCGGCCGCCGCCGCTATCTGCCCGACCTCACCAGCGACAGCCGTCAGCGCCGTGAGATGGCGGAGCGGGCGGCCCTCAACGCCCCGATCCAGGGCAGCGCGGCCGACATCGTCAAGAAGGCCATGATCGACGTGGACCAGGCGCTGGCTGAGGGGGGGCTCGCAAGCCGCCTGCTGCTCCAGATCCACGACGAGCTGGTGGTGGAGGTGGCTGCCGGGGAGGCTGACACCGTCAAGGAGCTGCTCCAGGAGCGGATGAGCCAGGCCGCCGAGTTGTCGGTACCGCTGGACGTCGCCACCGGCAGCGGGCTCAGCTGGCGGGCTGCCAGCCACTGA
- the lgt gene encoding prolipoprotein diacylglyceryl transferase: protein MIPGLAHVPVPRDPVVAAPASIPSPSSSVWHLGPLPLRAYALCILVGVVIAVWWGDRRYRARGGPGEVVLDVAVLAVPAGVLGARLYHVVSSPQAYFGPGGDLRLIPQVWQGGLGIWGGVAAGAAAAAWMVRRRGLRLAPFADALAPALLVAQAVGRLGNWFNQELFGSPTTLPWGLEIDDAHLPPGYPSGTLFHPTFLYEALWNLAGAVLLVWLGHRLAARGTAAGGRLMWAYLMVYTSGRVWIEMLRIDEAQTVLGLRLNVWTCLVVFVLGAAGLVLTSRRTPSDAVYAVPQAVPREDSGRAAGEGEPAPGDSDVSSAS, encoded by the coding sequence CTGATCCCCGGCCTGGCCCACGTCCCTGTGCCCCGCGACCCTGTCGTAGCGGCCCCGGCCTCCATCCCCAGCCCTTCTTCCAGCGTGTGGCACCTGGGACCGCTGCCCCTGCGCGCCTACGCTCTGTGCATCCTGGTCGGCGTCGTCATCGCTGTGTGGTGGGGGGACCGGCGCTACCGGGCACGGGGCGGCCCCGGGGAGGTCGTGCTGGACGTCGCTGTCCTCGCTGTCCCGGCAGGCGTGCTGGGCGCCCGCCTGTACCACGTTGTGTCCTCCCCGCAGGCCTACTTTGGCCCTGGCGGGGACCTCCGGCTCATCCCGCAGGTCTGGCAGGGTGGCCTGGGCATCTGGGGCGGTGTCGCGGCGGGTGCGGCGGCGGCTGCCTGGATGGTGCGCCGACGGGGCCTGCGCCTGGCTCCCTTCGCTGACGCGCTCGCCCCGGCCCTGCTGGTGGCCCAGGCTGTCGGACGGCTGGGCAACTGGTTCAACCAGGAGCTCTTCGGCTCTCCCACCACCCTGCCGTGGGGCCTGGAGATCGACGACGCCCACCTTCCCCCCGGCTACCCCTCCGGTACCCTTTTTCACCCGACCTTCCTCTACGAGGCCCTGTGGAACCTTGCCGGGGCGGTGCTCCTGGTGTGGCTGGGCCACCGGCTGGCGGCTCGTGGGACTGCTGCTGGGGGGCGGCTCATGTGGGCCTACCTCATGGTCTACACCTCGGGCCGGGTGTGGATCGAGATGCTGCGTATCGACGAGGCCCAGACGGTCCTGGGCCTGCGGCTCAACGTGTGGACCTGCCTGGTGGTCTTCGTCCTGGGCGCAGCGGGACTCGTCCTGACCTCGCGCAGGACGCCGAGTGACGCGGTCTACGCCGTGCCTCAGGCCGTGCCCCGGGAGGACTCCGGGCGGGCCGCGGGTGAGGGAGAACCGGCACCAGGGGACAGCGACGTCAGCAGCGCGTCCTAA
- a CDS encoding amidohydrolase: MPDLLIRNARIVAFRSRPVLAALRARAPRPFHSPAAEPRPGPPQPPGATGAASAQTRPDKGTPVTDIRVTAGRVTQVGPGLPYHGEQVLDVQGAYVIPGLWDAHVHLDLEAARRARIDTSATTCAQDALALVAQALRKHPREHPPASVQGFGHRLSLWPRVPTVAELDAVCGDVPVVLVSGDAHSGWLSSAALRHLGLPGATTSDPGSPLTEDAWFSVMDRLDLIPATRQLRESGYRQVLDNLLRQGVTGVVDMSWAPSPQDWPLRLAAMAEVGATTTLGDGTSALVPRIRTAVYRDRLDQWIAAGLRTGQGLEGSPVGEDGAPLLTQGPLKVIADGSMGTASAHVHDPYPESLGLSHTHGVVNIDREELSALMTRAARAGFDMAVHAIGDAAVDEVAAAFAASGARGRLEHAQLLPRDAAQAGTGALASLVACGVELSVQPAHLLDDWQAVERVWPGRRQRVYAFADMVGAGALLHLGSDAPVAPLDPWLAMSVAVGRSTPDHQVWSPDQRLTTEEALAASVDGQGPVRPGSRADLVVLEKDPLRLGADALAAVRPLSTVVAGRVLAL; the protein is encoded by the coding sequence ATGCCCGACCTGCTGATCCGCAATGCGCGCATCGTCGCCTTCCGCTCCCGTCCCGTGCTCGCCGCCCTGCGTGCACGGGCTCCGCGCCCCTTCCACTCCCCGGCTGCGGAACCCCGACCCGGCCCTCCGCAGCCCCCAGGCGCCACTGGTGCGGCCAGCGCACAGACCCGCCCGGACAAGGGCACACCGGTCACCGACATCCGTGTCACTGCGGGGCGCGTCACCCAGGTAGGCCCCGGCCTGCCCTATCACGGCGAGCAGGTCCTGGACGTGCAGGGGGCATACGTCATCCCGGGACTGTGGGACGCCCACGTCCACCTGGACCTGGAGGCGGCCAGGAGAGCACGCATCGACACCTCCGCCACCACCTGCGCCCAGGACGCGCTCGCCCTGGTGGCCCAGGCGCTTCGGAAGCACCCCCGTGAGCACCCGCCTGCCAGCGTGCAGGGCTTCGGCCACCGACTCTCCCTGTGGCCTCGGGTACCTACCGTCGCCGAGCTCGACGCCGTGTGCGGCGACGTCCCAGTCGTTCTGGTCTCCGGCGACGCCCACTCCGGGTGGCTGAGCTCGGCGGCCCTGCGCCACCTCGGACTGCCCGGAGCCACCACCAGCGACCCGGGCTCCCCGCTGACTGAGGACGCCTGGTTCTCCGTCATGGACCGCCTGGACCTCATCCCCGCAACCCGACAGCTGCGCGAGTCCGGATACCGTCAGGTGCTGGACAACCTGCTGCGCCAGGGCGTCACCGGGGTGGTGGACATGAGCTGGGCACCCAGTCCGCAGGACTGGCCGCTGCGCCTGGCTGCCATGGCTGAGGTCGGCGCCACCACGACGCTTGGGGACGGGACGTCTGCGCTTGTACCGCGTATCCGCACCGCCGTCTACCGCGACAGGCTGGACCAGTGGATCGCCGCAGGCCTGCGTACCGGGCAGGGGCTGGAGGGCTCTCCCGTGGGTGAGGACGGAGCGCCGCTACTTACCCAGGGACCGCTCAAGGTCATCGCCGACGGCTCGATGGGCACCGCCAGCGCCCACGTGCACGACCCCTACCCCGAGTCCCTGGGGCTGAGCCACACCCACGGCGTGGTCAACATTGACCGCGAGGAGCTGAGCGCCCTGATGACCCGTGCCGCACGGGCAGGGTTCGACATGGCGGTGCACGCCATCGGGGACGCCGCCGTGGACGAGGTCGCCGCCGCCTTTGCCGCCTCCGGTGCACGGGGTCGGCTGGAACACGCCCAGCTGCTGCCGCGCGACGCTGCCCAGGCTGGGACCGGGGCACTGGCCAGCCTGGTCGCGTGCGGGGTCGAGCTCTCCGTTCAGCCCGCTCACCTCCTGGACGACTGGCAGGCCGTGGAACGGGTCTGGCCCGGACGCAGGCAGCGAGTCTACGCCTTTGCCGACATGGTGGGGGCTGGCGCCCTGCTCCACCTGGGCTCGGACGCCCCAGTGGCCCCGCTGGACCCGTGGCTGGCCATGTCGGTCGCGGTCGGTAGAAGCACCCCAGACCACCAGGTGTGGTCGCCCGACCAGCGGCTTACCACCGAGGAGGCCCTGGCGGCCTCCGTGGACGGGCAGGGGCCGGTGCGCCCTGGCTCCCGCGCGGACCTGGTCGTCCTGGAGAAGGATCCGCTGAGGCTGGGTGCCGACGCGCTGGCCGCCGTGCGACCGCTGTCCACCGTGGTCGCGGGCCGGGTGCTGGCCCTGTAG
- a CDS encoding DUF2752 domain-containing protein has product MSPLPVLVRRRARSGAPDAWGRSALAETAASGAAAPARGAGPWRGPGLVVLGVLAAVPALPSVIVLMTSLGRPAEEMDGPDLCMLHRTTGLWCPLCGGTRATRELLSADLSGALSYNPFAVATEVLVVLALVRWLVARCSGRSRLLASSGEMLAYSLAAVLFAVVRNLPGLWAYLGPSLGPGVLG; this is encoded by the coding sequence GTGAGTCCTCTGCCGGTCCTTGTGCGCCGCCGCGCCCGTAGCGGCGCTCCAGACGCCTGGGGGCGGTCCGCTCTGGCTGAGACGGCCGCCTCCGGCGCCGCTGCCCCGGCTCGTGGGGCCGGGCCGTGGCGCGGACCCGGTCTGGTTGTCCTGGGCGTGCTGGCGGCAGTGCCCGCGCTGCCCTCCGTCATTGTCCTCATGACCTCGTTGGGCAGGCCTGCCGAGGAGATGGACGGGCCGGACCTGTGTATGCTCCACCGCACCACCGGCCTGTGGTGCCCCCTGTGCGGGGGGACCCGGGCCACGCGCGAGCTGCTGTCCGCAGACCTCTCCGGAGCCCTGTCCTACAACCCCTTCGCCGTGGCCACCGAGGTCCTCGTCGTCCTGGCCCTCGTGCGTTGGCTCGTGGCCAGGTGCTCGGGCAGGAGCCGCCTCCTGGCCTCCTCGGGCGAGATGCTGGCCTACAGCCTCGCTGCGGTCCTGTTCGCGGTGGTGCGTAACCTGCCCGGGCTGTGGGCCTACCTGGGACCGAGCCTGGGGCCGGGGGTGCTGGGCTGA
- a CDS encoding PaaI family thioesterase, which produces MTEHHDDTPARGTPPRGTQGTAAAASPAVVGPSGPVGQDTGACLAEVSAAPVAFPTASPRPYPDPRPAGSAVSAASAQQPLPEESQDGTLMDTLAMEVLVRGAEHTVVRMPVDGARQVAGFLHGGASAALVETAASVAARAGAPQGRLPVGAELTVSHLRPVKEGWVTAQAVPVHRGRHTVVYEVSISDDQGRQVARGSLRSLFT; this is translated from the coding sequence ATGACTGAGCATCATGACGACACCCCGGCCCGCGGCACGCCCCCGCGAGGCACCCAGGGCACCGCTGCGGCAGCCTCACCCGCCGTCGTCGGCCCCAGCGGACCGGTAGGCCAGGACACCGGGGCCTGCCTGGCCGAGGTGAGCGCGGCACCGGTCGCCTTCCCGACAGCCTCTCCCCGCCCCTACCCGGACCCGCGCCCGGCGGGCTCGGCAGTCTCCGCAGCCAGTGCCCAGCAGCCGCTCCCGGAGGAGTCGCAGGACGGGACGCTCATGGACACCCTGGCCATGGAGGTCCTGGTCCGCGGTGCCGAGCACACGGTGGTCCGCATGCCCGTGGACGGGGCGCGCCAGGTAGCCGGGTTCCTCCACGGAGGTGCCAGTGCCGCCCTGGTTGAGACCGCCGCCTCCGTGGCTGCGCGGGCGGGGGCGCCCCAGGGCAGGCTCCCGGTGGGAGCCGAACTGACGGTTAGCCATCTGCGCCCAGTCAAGGAGGGGTGGGTCACGGCACAGGCGGTCCCTGTCCACCGAGGGCGGCACACCGTGGTCTACGAGGTGAGCATCAGCGACGACCAGGGGCGGCAGGTGGCGCGCGGCAGCCTGCGCAGCCTGTTCACCTGA
- a CDS encoding ANTAR domain-containing response regulator produces MSNEPEPTELSRSRRVLVAEDEAIIRLDIVETLTDAGYEVVAEASDGEEAVRLAEENRPDLCVMDVKMPVMDGITAAERILDKHSCAVVMLTAFSQTDLVERAGAAGAMAYVVKPFTPADLVPAIEVAFSRHEEIVSLENEISDLTERFETRKRVDRAKGLLMERMGLSEPEAFRWLQKTSMNRRLTMREVADAVVEQVGSAKES; encoded by the coding sequence GTGAGCAACGAGCCAGAACCCACAGAACTCTCCAGGTCCCGCCGGGTCCTCGTCGCCGAGGACGAGGCCATTATCCGCCTTGACATTGTCGAGACGCTCACTGACGCAGGCTATGAGGTCGTGGCGGAGGCCTCTGACGGGGAGGAGGCTGTCCGCCTGGCGGAGGAGAACAGGCCGGACCTGTGCGTCATGGACGTCAAGATGCCCGTCATGGACGGCATCACCGCTGCTGAGCGCATTCTTGACAAGCACTCCTGCGCCGTTGTCATGCTGACCGCCTTCTCCCAGACCGACCTGGTCGAGCGCGCTGGTGCCGCAGGCGCCATGGCATACGTGGTCAAGCCTTTTACCCCGGCCGACCTCGTCCCAGCCATCGAGGTGGCCTTCTCTCGCCACGAGGAGATCGTGTCGCTGGAGAACGAGATCAGCGACCTCACCGAGCGCTTCGAGACGCGCAAGCGCGTGGATCGTGCCAAGGGCCTCCTCATGGAGCGTATGGGCCTGAGCGAGCCGGAGGCGTTCCGTTGGCTGCAGAAGACCTCGATGAACCGTCGTCTCACCATGCGTGAGGTGGCCGACGCCGTCGTGGAGCAGGTGGGTTCAGCCAAGGAGTCCTGA
- the hisI gene encoding phosphoribosyl-AMP cyclohydrolase: protein MTLRPDIASRLRRDPAGLVCAVVQQHDTGEVLMVGWMDDEALDRTLRQGRVTFWSRSRQEYWRKGDTSGHVQYVRSVALDCDGDALLVTVDQVGAACHTGRRSCFMAGGDLGAVVGAALHPGVHEEPGSPGEGRSGADQG, encoded by the coding sequence GTGACTCTGCGTCCTGACATTGCCTCCCGGCTCAGGCGAGACCCTGCCGGGCTCGTGTGCGCCGTAGTCCAGCAGCACGACACCGGGGAGGTTCTCATGGTCGGCTGGATGGACGACGAGGCCCTGGACCGCACCCTGAGGCAGGGGCGCGTCACCTTCTGGTCACGATCCCGCCAGGAGTACTGGCGCAAGGGGGACACCTCCGGCCACGTCCAGTACGTGAGGTCGGTGGCCCTGGACTGCGACGGGGACGCGCTGCTGGTCACGGTGGACCAGGTGGGCGCCGCCTGCCACACCGGGCGTCGTAGCTGCTTCATGGCTGGCGGCGACCTGGGTGCGGTCGTCGGCGCCGCCCTGCACCCTGGCGTCCATGAGGAGCCCGGATCGCCGGGGGAGGGCCGGTCTGGGGCTGACCAGGGCTGA